The following nucleotide sequence is from Roseivirga sp. BDSF3-8.
AAAGGTTACCACCGCTGTGCCTGGCAGATTGGATCCTGAAGAAGGCTCACGAACCATACCCGCATTATTAAGCCATGTCATATTCCAGTTACTGCCGTTTTGGTTGGCCATCTGTGTCAGATCGTTCTTTAAAGGAAAATCAAAGGCATCTACATCGGCACGATATCCATTGTGCGTGTAGTTATCATGGATGTTATTTACCCAGTCGTTCAGGCGGTATTTAAATCCGGTGAAGTACTCTCCTACGATAAAGGGTTGAGAAGACCCATTGCGGGGCAGGTTATTTACCCATTCAGCGACAAGCTCTTCCTGGAACCCACGTACAAAATCAAGGCGATACCCATCAAAATTGATCTCGTTACTCATCCATTGTCCCCAGTCTATCAGACGATCCTGAACTGTAGCGTCAAACGTATTAAAGTCATGGCCAAACCATTTGGTATTGGTTACGATGGCATCCTGATAGCCTCCGTCACCCATATAATCATTGCAGTCACTTGGGTGAAAGTGGCTGTAATTCCAGGTATGGTTGGGCTCACCGGCCCCTGTGTGATTCACGTATTCGATTTTGGTACGAGAATGAGCCTGCAGGGCGCTGGTAGCAGCCAGCTCGTTGCCGTTATACCAGATAGACTTTGGATAATAGCCCCTGGTCTGATCAGCCCAGACCCAATCGAAAGGTACCAATTCACGACGGGCAATAAGCTTCATCTTTACCGTGGCCGCCCCTGATAGGCTGATCTTATACTCATCGATATCACCATCTCCGTATATATGGCCGCGAATTACCTTACCGGTGGTATGGGTATTGGTACTACCACTACCATTGTTAGGCTCAGACTCCCATTGGTAATCACCTGACGCCCATGGCTCCGCCGGTACAGAAGAACCCGGATACTCCAGCACCAGATCATAACCGCGCTCAACTTTATCGCCGGGTAACTGGTAACCTGCTATCTGTATGTAGTAATCGCCGGCACCAGGTGCGTTCAGCACCCATTCTATCTCATTAGTAGGATAGGCCACATGTTGTGACCCGTTGGTAAATGCTTCAGCCCGGGCATAGCATTTTACTGCAGGATTATTTTCCATCTGTCCATAGTCATTCGCATAAATATGATTCAGAATAATATCTGCATAGATTTCCATATAGGGACCGTTACACGTCCTATGGGCCTCTGAGATCATAGATTCCAGTTCAGAACGGCTACCAAAACGCGTTTCGGTAGTACCGCACTGGTTATAGTTGCCAAGGTCATAGTGATCAAATATGCCGTAGCCCATATCTATGCTGCCAAAATTACCCTTACTGGGCGGAGGTACCCATAGACCTGTGTATCCTGCGGCCTTCATGTCAGGCATTTTAATGCGGAGAGAATCCCACCAGGTCCCCCCCTGCCCCGTTACATACGAATCTGCATTCCAGTAAAAGGCCTGCATCATCACGTCATTCTGGGCGTGGGCCGTTGAGAAAAACCAGAGAAATACCAGCATAAGCGGCATCCTCCATTTTAAAAATTGTAAGCGTGTTTTCATTTTTTCTATTTGGTTAGTTACAAACTGGCTGAAAAAAATTAAGAATTTTTCAACAATCTATAATAAAATAACCAAATATTATTTGATTTTCAAGAGAAGACAACCTTCATAATAGAATTATTATTGGAAACGTTACCGCAAACGTTTTCTGAATTGAAGTATTTTAATTATGTTTTTCATACTTATATAGTATCATGGATAAAGCCTATTTTAAGACATTATCGTTTTATGAATTACACTCGTTTCGATTATCTTAAGCTGCCGGACAGAAAAACAGCATATTGCCGGGAATGACTGGTGTCAGATTCGTTGTGTTTAATATGTGCTGCTAACATCAAAAACAAAAACTGTACCCAGTGGTAATTTTATCGACATGAGAGACTTATACATTATCAGGCATGCCAAATCAAGCTGGAAAGATGAAAGCCTTGATGATTTTGACAGACCCCTGAACAAGAGAGGAAAGCGGGATGCCCCCGCTATGGCTGACAGGCTGAAATCTGCCAAAGTAAGCCCCGACTTACTTCTTAGTAGCCCTGCCAATCGTGCATTAACTACTGCTCAGCATATTGCAGAAGGCCTGAGCATTTCACCAGAAGAAATAGAAACTAACGAGGAATTGTATCTGGCAGACCCCCAGGCAATCCTGGATGTAATAAGAGCGGTGCCGGATAGCGTAAATACACTGTTTATCTTCGGGCATAACCCCGGTCTTACTATCTTCGCAAACGAATTGGCGGATACAGACATTGATAACATCCCTACAACAGGGGTCGTAAGGGTTCGGCTAGCCCAAAAAAGATGGAAAGATATAGACTGGCGAAAGGGTGAGCTTGTATTCTTTGACTTTCCCAAAAACAAACTATCCCCATTGCTTGCCCAAAGGCGCTAGAAGTTACGAATGTCCTGAACTGTATCGGAAGATCGTTCGGGATGTTCCAGTAACATGAAAATTTTAGCTGCAGATTCAGAGGGAGGCATAAGCTTCCCTTCTTCTTTTAATGATAGAAAGCGATCCAGATTACTGAATTGATCAGGGTCTGACTCGCGCAGGCGATCTTGCATGCCCGTATCTACCACACCAGGGGCTACTGACCACACACGGGTATCCCTTTTGCTTTTCTTCTTTGCCTCTTCGGCAAGCACCCGGCTGTACATTTCGAGACCGGCCTTGCCAGAGCAATACGCAGACCAGCCGTCATAGGGGCTTTTAGATGCCCCTGAACTGATATTGATTACTATTTTACCTAAAGCCTTTTCACCAAAAAGCTTTAAAAATGTGTTTTGAAGCACTGCTGGGGCGGTCAGATTAGTGGCAAACGCTTTGATCAGATCAGTGTTATCCCATTCACCAATATGAGACACTTCTCCCAGTGTACCTGCGTTATTAATCAGTATGACACTATTTGCTTCAGTAGGTATCTTAAAAAATTCTGCAGCGAAGGCTTCCAACCCCTGTAGATCGGACAGGTCGTATGAAAAGTGGACATATTCCCTTTTCCGGAGGGAATCTATATCAGCAGGCTCGCTACGGCTAAGGCCATGAACCCTGCCTCCTCGCTTAAGCGCTTCTTCTACCAGAGCCCTTCCCAAGCCCTGGCTTGTACCGGTAATAAAGTAATAATCCATACACACTATTAAAATTTTAAAATATCCCCTGTATTAAGGATAAAATTTTTACTTTACCTACATCAACAAAACTAACACCTTTCAATTATGAAAAAGAAACTTTCATTAGATCAGCTTGCCGTAAAAAGTTTTAAAACATCTGAAGCCCAATATATCCAAGGCGGGAGTGACGAATCATGCATTTGCTCAAATGACACAAACTGTACCATTAATGATTGGTACTGCCCCGGGCAAAAGATTCAATAGTATTCAATTCTCCATAAAAAAGATAAAGGAAGCTGCTCTGGCTTCCTTTTTAATATTATTAGAGTATGTACTGACTCAGGTCTTTATTCTTGACAAGACTACCAAGCCTCTCTTGTACCATCTCGCGGGTGACGACCACCTTAGCATTGGCACTAATCTTATCAGGCACGTCAAAAAGAAGGTCATTAAGCAACTGAGACATAACGGTATGCAGGCGTCTGGCGCCTATATTTTCAACTTCCAGATTTATCTGGTAAGCTGTTTCGGCTAGCTCCTCCATAGCCTCATCCTGAAAGGTGAGTTCTACCTCCTCAGACTTAAGTAGAGCAATATACTGCTTGGTAAGAGCGTTTTTAGGTTCTTTCAATATCTGATAAAAGTCATCCTTAGTAAGGCTGTTAAGCTCCACCCTGATAGGGAAACGTCCCTGAAGTTCAGGTATCAGATCAGAAGGTTTGCTGTAATGAAAAGCTCCTGCAGCTATAAAAAGAATATGATCTGTATGTACGATACCGTATTTGGTGTTGACAGCTGACCCTTCTACTATGGGAAGTAAATCACGCTGTACACCCTCGCGGCTCACATCAGGGCCACTTCCTTTACCGCCCTTTGCGATCTTATCCACCTCATCGATGAAGATGATACCGGCATTCTGCGCTTTTTCTATTGCCTCTTCTTTCACCTCGTCCATATCTATGAGCTTTCCGGCCTCTTCATCAAGGAGAAGCTTTTTAGCTTCTTTTATGGTCACACGGCGCTTCTTATTCTTTTTTGGCATCATGTTATTGATCATCTCCTGGAGGTTCATTACGCTCATCTCGTCCATCATGCCTCCGCCGACCATGCCAACACCTCCGTTTGGAGATGACTTTATATTGATCTCTATCTTTCGGTCATCCATCTCACCGCTGCGAATCTTCTCACGAAAACGCTCACGAGTACGCTCATTAAGCTCCTCATCATTAGCAGGCGCACTTTCTCTGTCTTCGTAGCTCGCGGCCACTTCAGTGGGGCTGCCAAATTCACCGGTACTACGTGAAGGCTTTTTAATAGGAGGAATAAGAGCATCCAGAATAATATCTTCCACCACCTTTTCGGCCTTCTCTCTTACCTCTTCCTTTTTACTAACCTTAACCAGGTTTACAGCCTGTTCTACCAGGTCACGCACCATGCTCTCTACATCGCGACCCACATAACCTACTTCGGTAAACTTAGAAGCTTCCACTTTCACAAATGGGGCTTCTGCAATACGGGCCAGTCGGCGGGCAATTTCTGTCTTACCCACACCTGTAGCACCTATCATTAATATATTGTTAGGGATAATGTCTCCTTTAATTTCTTCATTGGCCTGCATCCGTCTCCACCGGTTACGCAGCGCAATAGCTACGTTCCGTTTGGCATCCGCCTGTCCGATGATGTATTTGTCCAGCTCGGCCACTATTTGCCGTGGAGTCAGATACGTCTCGTCTTTAATATTCATTTCAAAAAAATTAACCTTTCAAAACAATTTACCCGCCAGCGTCTGCATATTGGCGGTCAGTGAAATATGGTCACCCCCACCAGCGGCATGATAACCAAGATGGCTGTATGCCAGCGTGAAAAGTCCGGCTCTGACCTCAATGCCATAAGCAAACCCGGCGCCACCCCCAGCCTGCTCAAGCCTTAACTCTTTTCTCAGAAGGTGGTTATATCCGGCACGCAGAATTACGCTCTTGCCTAACCCTATTTGAGTACCAAATACGAGCCTTCTGAAAATACTTTCTGTAAACGGCGGACGCTCACCTTCTGATTCTACATACACGAGATTATCCACCAGCAGGTTATGGGCTGTAATGCTAAAGCGAAAGGGCATAAAAGCCGGTCGAAAGCTCAGGCCAGCCTGCACATCAAAGGGCATACGACTGTCAGCTCCGCTATAATCGCTTATAATTACCCCTGCATTGCGAAATACCAGGCCTGCTGTAAGGTCTTGCTCAGGGTGCTGAAACACCCCGCCAATATCCAGCGCGAGTCCGGTAGCTCCCTCACCGGCAATAGATGAGCGAAGCAGCGAAAGTGCCAGTCCCGCACGAAACGGACCAGATTGATGACTATAGGCGGCCGTTACGGCATAGTCGGAGGCCTGAAACGTACCCGTAGGCTGACCCGCCGGATCATACCCTTCAAAATCGCCATAGTCCAAGTAGCGTACACTGACATGCCATACGCCGCTATCTGCACGAAGAACCGCATAGCCTGCCGTACCCTGCCTGATGCCTGCCACCAGCCCCATGTAGTTCGCTGATAGATGGCCCGCAGCCCGGGGGGCAAGTAAGGCCGGATTTTCCATGGCAGCGCCGGGCCGGCCATAACCCTGCGTAATGTTCACGCCGCCCAACCCAGCCGTGCGTGCGGTGGCAGGTAGGTTTACGAATTCAAAAGCCCGCCGGGTATACTGGGCAAAAGCTTCCCCGGAAGCCATGGCCAGCGCCACGCATAACAAAAAGCTGAAAGTAATTACCCGGCACAGCATCCGTATCAGCTACTGGTATTAGTATTGGTATCTTCCACTACCAGCTCCTTCGCATCTTCTACTTTACCTTTAAGAAGGGCAACTTCAATCACCTCTTCCACATGATCTACAAAGTGGAAACTGAGCTCTTTAATGTACTCTTCTCCTATTTCCTCTACATCCTTGCGGTTACGTGCACACAGGATAATATCATTCACACCGGCACGTCTGGCTGCCAGTACCTTCTCTTTAATCCCTCCTACCGGAAGTACCTTTCCGCGGAGCGTAATCTCACCTGTCATAGCCAGCTTAGACCTGACCTTACGCTGAGTAAATACTGATGCGAGAGAAGTAACCATGGTAATTCCCGCACTGGGGCCATCCTTAGGCACCGCTCCGGCAGGTACGTGTACGTGCAGATCGTAGTTATCAAACACTTTATAGTTGATACCTAATTTCTCTGCATTACTTTTAAGATAGCTTAGCGCTGTCATGGCAGACTCCTTCATCACGTCACCCAGCTGACCGCTCAGGGTAAGTTTCCCCTTACCGCGGCTCAGGCTACTCTCGATATAAAGGATCTCTCCACCTGCCTGTGTCCAGGCAAGCCCTGT
It contains:
- a CDS encoding T9SS type A sorting domain-containing protein, with amino-acid sequence MKTRLQFLKWRMPLMLVFLWFFSTAHAQNDVMMQAFYWNADSYVTGQGGTWWDSLRIKMPDMKAAGYTGLWVPPPSKGNFGSIDMGYGIFDHYDLGNYNQCGTTETRFGSRSELESMISEAHRTCNGPYMEIYADIILNHIYANDYGQMENNPAVKCYARAEAFTNGSQHVAYPTNEIEWVLNAPGAGDYYIQIAGYQLPGDKVERGYDLVLEYPGSSVPAEPWASGDYQWESEPNNGSGSTNTHTTGKVIRGHIYGDGDIDEYKISLSGAATVKMKLIARRELVPFDWVWADQTRGYYPKSIWYNGNELAATSALQAHSRTKIEYVNHTGAGEPNHTWNYSHFHPSDCNDYMGDGGYQDAIVTNTKWFGHDFNTFDATVQDRLIDWGQWMSNEINFDGYRLDFVRGFQEELVAEWVNNLPRNGSSQPFIVGEYFTGFKYRLNDWVNNIHDNYTHNGYRADVDAFDFPLKNDLTQMANQNGSNWNMTWLNNAGMVREPSSGSNLPGTAVVTFVENHDTGKESDKWLWRDWDMAYAYILFAEGRPCVFYTQYYGVTQIDNHDNSVTVTPNSSLKSFIDKMMHTRRTYLGGGMDVLTDGGNPVGTSGSPSNNGSTANVYIARRQGNGTKTGAIMVLNNHETSTKGMWVDNTKNSSTYPDWKNQTLVNALNPSETTLVQNDGRVLVWAPARGAAVWVPQSEYVTFSYLNASGCSSISDDVDFVGEASTKDNPAGLKAYPNPAQNQAYVIFSTKDDAHVNVRITDVAGRTVKVLADQYMGAGTHELNWDAADAEPGMYLCVVEAEGKTSTERILLVK
- the hslU gene encoding ATP-dependent protease ATPase subunit HslU yields the protein MNIKDETYLTPRQIVAELDKYIIGQADAKRNVAIALRNRWRRMQANEEIKGDIIPNNILMIGATGVGKTEIARRLARIAEAPFVKVEASKFTEVGYVGRDVESMVRDLVEQAVNLVKVSKKEEVREKAEKVVEDIILDALIPPIKKPSRSTGEFGSPTEVAASYEDRESAPANDEELNERTRERFREKIRSGEMDDRKIEINIKSSPNGGVGMVGGGMMDEMSVMNLQEMINNMMPKKNKKRRVTIKEAKKLLLDEEAGKLIDMDEVKEEAIEKAQNAGIIFIDEVDKIAKGGKGSGPDVSREGVQRDLLPIVEGSAVNTKYGIVHTDHILFIAAGAFHYSKPSDLIPELQGRFPIRVELNSLTKDDFYQILKEPKNALTKQYIALLKSEEVELTFQDEAMEELAETAYQINLEVENIGARRLHTVMSQLLNDLLFDVPDKISANAKVVVTREMVQERLGSLVKNKDLSQYIL
- a CDS encoding histidine phosphatase family protein, encoding MRDLYIIRHAKSSWKDESLDDFDRPLNKRGKRDAPAMADRLKSAKVSPDLLLSSPANRALTTAQHIAEGLSISPEEIETNEELYLADPQAILDVIRAVPDSVNTLFIFGHNPGLTIFANELADTDIDNIPTTGVVRVRLAQKRWKDIDWRKGELVFFDFPKNKLSPLLAQRR
- the porQ gene encoding type IX secretion system protein PorQ, encoding MLCRVITFSFLLCVALAMASGEAFAQYTRRAFEFVNLPATARTAGLGGVNITQGYGRPGAAMENPALLAPRAAGHLSANYMGLVAGIRQGTAGYAVLRADSGVWHVSVRYLDYGDFEGYDPAGQPTGTFQASDYAVTAAYSHQSGPFRAGLALSLLRSSIAGEGATGLALDIGGVFQHPEQDLTAGLVFRNAGVIISDYSGADSRMPFDVQAGLSFRPAFMPFRFSITAHNLLVDNLVYVESEGERPPFTESIFRRLVFGTQIGLGKSVILRAGYNHLLRKELRLEQAGGGAGFAYGIEVRAGLFTLAYSHLGYHAAGGGDHISLTANMQTLAGKLF
- a CDS encoding SDR family NAD(P)-dependent oxidoreductase — translated: MDYYFITGTSQGLGRALVEEALKRGGRVHGLSRSEPADIDSLRKREYVHFSYDLSDLQGLEAFAAEFFKIPTEANSVILINNAGTLGEVSHIGEWDNTDLIKAFATNLTAPAVLQNTFLKLFGEKALGKIVINISSGASKSPYDGWSAYCSGKAGLEMYSRVLAEEAKKKSKRDTRVWSVAPGVVDTGMQDRLRESDPDQFSNLDRFLSLKEEGKLMPPSESAAKIFMLLEHPERSSDTVQDIRNF